The Kineococcus rhizosphaerae genome has a window encoding:
- a CDS encoding DeoR/GlpR family DNA-binding transcription regulator translates to MLDILRSRESATVAELATQLSITEMTIRRDLEALEVQGLLKRFHGGARLAAGSSYEPPLVVRMSTRTAQKRAIAAAVADLVEDGSTVLLDGGSTGIAVAQALVGRDLMVCALSLRVAWVFEDSSTVHLLQPPGTLRRGELSVSGAETVAHLQRHHFDTYVLTASAFSRKGGFTEWNVEDAAVKRAALESAAVTVAAVDSAKFDRTAFVGVCSMDAPQVVVSDDGLSGAARASAEAVVQRLVLAPVLDD, encoded by the coding sequence GTGCTGGACATCCTCCGCTCACGAGAGTCCGCGACCGTTGCGGAGCTCGCGACGCAGCTGTCGATCACGGAGATGACCATCCGGCGGGATCTGGAGGCTCTCGAAGTCCAGGGACTGCTCAAGCGCTTCCACGGGGGCGCACGCCTTGCCGCAGGCAGCAGCTACGAACCGCCGCTGGTGGTGCGGATGAGCACCAGGACCGCGCAGAAGCGCGCCATCGCCGCCGCGGTGGCCGACCTGGTCGAAGACGGCAGCACTGTGCTGCTGGACGGCGGGTCGACCGGTATCGCCGTCGCGCAGGCACTGGTGGGACGGGACCTGATGGTGTGTGCGCTCTCGCTGCGGGTGGCGTGGGTCTTCGAGGACTCGAGCACCGTCCACCTGCTGCAACCGCCGGGGACGCTGCGCCGCGGTGAGCTCAGTGTCAGCGGTGCTGAGACCGTGGCCCACCTGCAGCGCCACCACTTCGACACCTACGTCCTGACTGCCAGCGCTTTCTCCCGCAAGGGCGGCTTCACCGAGTGGAACGTCGAGGACGCGGCGGTGAAGCGGGCGGCTCTGGAGAGTGCGGCGGTGACGGTGGCGGCGGTGGACTCGGCGAAGTTCGATCGGACCGCCTTCGTCGGTGTGTGCTCGATGGACGCCCCGCAGGTGGTGGTGAGCGATGACGGTCTGAGCGGGGCCGCGCGCGCGTCGGCCGAAGCGGTGGTGCAGCGACTGGTCCTGGCTCCGGTCCTCGACGACTGA